From Andrena cerasifolii isolate SP2316 chromosome 12, iyAndCera1_principal, whole genome shotgun sequence, a single genomic window includes:
- the LOC143375051 gene encoding uncharacterized protein LOC143375051 isoform X1, producing the protein MAYRDRERGDRRGGGVRGGGRFGGRDGSSGGSRFGSSSNREGGSFGNNSFKNRQPGERLRKPRWDMSTLQPFRKDFYQPHPNVSTRGPHVVEAYRSEKEITVKGTNVPGPNVFFEEGGFPDYVLNEIRRQGFGEPTAIQAQGWPIALSGRDMVGIAQTGSGKTLAYILPAIVHINHQPRLNRNDGPIALILAPTRELAQQIQQVASDFGVSSQVRNTCIFGGAPKGPQARDLERGIEICIATPGRLIDFLERGTTNLRRCTYLVLDEADRMLDMGFEPQIRKIVEQIRPDRQTLMWSATWPKEVRNLAEEFLTDYIQINIGSLQLAANHNILQIVDVCEEYEKEGKLMKLLEEISNEPENKTIIFVETKRKVDDITRAINRYGWQAIGIHGDKSQQERDYVLNQFRNSRSAILVATDVAARGLDVEDVKFVINLDYPSNSEDYVHRIGRTGRSQRTGTAYAFFTPGNAHKATDLIQVLEEAKQVVNPKLYELSRNPGIYKRGRYGGRSGGGGGRGSGGRGGGSRGSRGGRDGGDRGGRFDRSSGGDRGNKWNGNNSSGIGGSSYSSKPFSQNSYGGASGGGSSGYTQNGGAFGGSGGAGGGGGGSNYRQQNGY; encoded by the exons AT GGCGTACCGTGATCGTGAACGTGGTGACAGAAGAGGCGGCGGAGTACGTGGAGGCGGTCGTTTTGGTGGTCGAGATGGGAGCAGCGGAGGTAGTAGATTTGGTAGCAGTTCGAATAGAGAAGGTGGTAGTTTTGGCAACAATAGCTTCAAAAATCGGCAGCCTGGAGAACGCCTTCGTAAGCCAAGATGGGACATGAGCACGTTGCAACCATTCAGGAAAGACTTTTATCAGCCTCATCCCAACGTTTCGACTCGAGGACCTCACGTAGTCGAAGCCTATCGCTCAGAGAAAGAAATTACCGTAAAGGGCACAAACGTGCCCGGACCGAATGTATTCTTCGAAGAGGGTGGATTCCCGGATTATGTTCTAAACGAGATCCGTAGGCAAGGATTTGGAGAACCAACCGCGATACAAGCGCAAGGCTGGCCCATCGCCTTGTCTGGACGCGACATGGTTGGAATCGCTCAGACAGGATCTGGGAAAACACTGGCGTACATTTTGCCAGCGATCGTGCACATAAATCATCAACCCAGGTTGAACCGCAACGATGGGCCTATAGCTCTTATTTTAGCGCCGACGAGAGAACTTGCGCAGCAAATTCAGCAAGTCGCTTCAGACTTCGGGGTTTCGTCGCAAGTAAGAAATACTTGCATTTTTGGCGGAGCTCCAAAAGGTCCTCAAGCTCGTGACCTCGAGCGTggtattgaaatttgtatagcAACGCCTGGCCGTCTTATTGACTTCCTGGAACGTGGTACAACAAACTTACGTAGATGTACATACTTAGTCCTAGACGAGGCTGATAGAATGCTCGACATGGGCTTCGAGCCACAAATTAGGAAAATTGTTGAGCAAATCCGACCCGATCGTCAGACTCTTATGTGGTCAGCAACATGGCCGAAGGAGGTTCGCAATCTCGCGGAAGAATTCTTGACCGATTACATACAAATCAATATCGGCTCCCTGCAGCTGGCGGCGAATCATAATATCCTCCAGATCGTTGACGTGTGCGAAGAATACGAGAAGGAGGGTAAACTTATGAAGCTCCTGGAAGAGATCTCGAACGAGCCAGAAAATAAGACCATTATATTTGTCGAAACGAAGAGAAAAGTGGACGATATAACACGTGCGATTAATAGGTACGGATGGCAAGCGATTGGCATCCATGGGGATAAAAGTCAACAAGAAAGAGATTATGTATTGAATC AATTCCGGAATAGCAGATCTGCCATTCTAGTAGCTACAGATGTTGCGGCAAGAGGATTAG ATGTGGAGGATGTTAAGTTTGTGATAAATTTGGATTACCCGTCCAATTCGGAAGACTATGTGCACCGTATCGGGCGTACAGGGCGGTCACAGCGTACCGGAACCGCGTACGCATTTTTCACACCTGGTAACGCGCACAAGGCTACTGACTTAATTCAAGTTTTAGAAGAAGCGAAACAAGTCGTCAATCCCAAACTCTATGAACTATCGAGGAATCCGGGCATTTATAAAA GAGGTCGCTATGGAGGGCGCAGTGGAGGCGGTGGCGGACGCGGTTCCGGTGGGCGCGGTGGCGGTTCCCGAGGATCTCGCGGCGGCCGTGACGGAGGAGACAGGGGTGGCAGATTTGATCGCTCCAGCGGCGGTGACCGAGGAAACAAATGGAATGGAAATAACAGCA GTGGTATCGGAGGGAGTAGTTACAGTAGTAAACCGTTTTCACAAAATAGTTACGGCGGAGCGTCTGGCGGCGGCTCCAGCGGTTATACTCAAAACGGCGGTGCGTTCGGCGGAAGTGGAGGAGCCGGTGGCGGAGGTGGTGGAAGTAATTATAGGCAACAAAATggttattaa
- the Pect gene encoding phosphoethanolamine cytidylyltransferase isoform X2, with protein sequence MTENRKEVRVWCDGCYDMVHFGHANSLRQAKALGDYLVVGVHTDEEITKHKGPPVFMEEERYKMVRGIKWVDEVVEGAPYVTTLETLDKYNCDFCVHGDDITVTADGVDTYHLVKTAGRYREVQRTAGVSTTDLVGRMLLMTRQHFKQGDSEYSVDREPSKSMGQDRSARSPWTGCSQFLPTTQKIIQFSDGKSPQPGDKIVYVAGAFDLFHVGHLDFLEVAKKEGDYLIVGLHTDPVVNRYKCGNHPIMNLHERVLSVLACKYVNEVVIGAPYEVTKDLMEHFDVSIVCHGQTPIMPCEDGLDPYAEPKRQNKFKLLDSGNDMTTEKIVKRIILHSV encoded by the exons ATGACAGAGAATCGTAAGGAGGTACGAGTATGGTGCGACGGATG CTACGACATGGTACATTTCGGCCACGCAAATTCTTTGCGGCAGGCGAAGGCGTTAGGTGACTATCTAGTCGTCGGCGTACATACGGATGAAGAAATTACTAAACATAAAGGACCACCAGTGTTTATGGAAGAAGAGAG GTACAAAATGGTCCGTGGTATAAAATGGGTGGACGAGGTGGTAGAAGGTGCACCGTACGTTACAACGTTGGAGACATTAGACAAATACAACTGTGATTTCTGTGTTCACGGTGATGATATTACTGTGACAGCGGATGGTGTCGATAcatatcatttggtgaaaacaGCAGGTCGTTACAG GGAGGTACAAAGAACAGCTGGTGTTTCGACAACCGATTTAGTAGGACGTATGCTTTTAATGACACGGCAGCATTTTAAACAAGGAGACAGCGAATATAGCGTCGATAGGGAGCCGAGTAAAAGTATGGGTCAAGATCGATCAGCCCGGAGTCCATGGACAGGGTGCTCGCAATTTTTACCCACAACGCAGAAGATTATACAGTTCAGTGACGGGAAGAGTCCGCAGCCTGGAGATAAAATTGTTTACGTCGCAGGGGCATTTGATCTCTTTCATGTTGGTCATCTGGACTTCCTAGAGGTCGCAAAGAAGGAAGGCGATTATCTCATAGTTGGACTTCATACAGATCCAGTAGTTAATCGGTACAAATGTGGCAATCATCCAATTATGAATCTTCACGAAAGAGTGCTTAGCGTGCTAGCGTGCAAG TATGTTAATGAAGTGGTAATTGGAGCACCATATGAAGTTACTAAAGATCTTATGGAACATTTTGATGTGTCTATCGTTTGCCATGGTCAAACTCCTATAATGCCTTGTGAAGATGGCTTAGATCCTTATGCTGAACCCAAGaggcaaaacaaatttaaattgttGGATAGTGGTAACGATATGACAACGGAAAAGATTGTTAAGCGTATCATTCTTCACAG CGTTTAA
- the Pect gene encoding phosphoethanolamine cytidylyltransferase isoform X1 — translation MTENRKEVRVWCDGCYDMVHFGHANSLRQAKALGDYLVVGVHTDEEITKHKGPPVFMEEERYKMVRGIKWVDEVVEGAPYVTTLETLDKYNCDFCVHGDDITVTADGVDTYHLVKTAGRYREVQRTAGVSTTDLVGRMLLMTRQHFKQGDSEYSVDREPSKSMGQDRSARSPWTGCSQFLPTTQKIIQFSDGKSPQPGDKIVYVAGAFDLFHVGHLDFLEVAKKEGDYLIVGLHTDPVVNRYKCGNHPIMNLHERVLSVLACKYVNEVVIGAPYEVTKDLMEHFDVSIVCHGQTPIMPCEDGLDPYAEPKRQNKFKLLDSGNDMTTEKIVKRIILHRLEFEDRNLKKEKKELAAYEAFTKSQEKERTE, via the exons ATGACAGAGAATCGTAAGGAGGTACGAGTATGGTGCGACGGATG CTACGACATGGTACATTTCGGCCACGCAAATTCTTTGCGGCAGGCGAAGGCGTTAGGTGACTATCTAGTCGTCGGCGTACATACGGATGAAGAAATTACTAAACATAAAGGACCACCAGTGTTTATGGAAGAAGAGAG GTACAAAATGGTCCGTGGTATAAAATGGGTGGACGAGGTGGTAGAAGGTGCACCGTACGTTACAACGTTGGAGACATTAGACAAATACAACTGTGATTTCTGTGTTCACGGTGATGATATTACTGTGACAGCGGATGGTGTCGATAcatatcatttggtgaaaacaGCAGGTCGTTACAG GGAGGTACAAAGAACAGCTGGTGTTTCGACAACCGATTTAGTAGGACGTATGCTTTTAATGACACGGCAGCATTTTAAACAAGGAGACAGCGAATATAGCGTCGATAGGGAGCCGAGTAAAAGTATGGGTCAAGATCGATCAGCCCGGAGTCCATGGACAGGGTGCTCGCAATTTTTACCCACAACGCAGAAGATTATACAGTTCAGTGACGGGAAGAGTCCGCAGCCTGGAGATAAAATTGTTTACGTCGCAGGGGCATTTGATCTCTTTCATGTTGGTCATCTGGACTTCCTAGAGGTCGCAAAGAAGGAAGGCGATTATCTCATAGTTGGACTTCATACAGATCCAGTAGTTAATCGGTACAAATGTGGCAATCATCCAATTATGAATCTTCACGAAAGAGTGCTTAGCGTGCTAGCGTGCAAG TATGTTAATGAAGTGGTAATTGGAGCACCATATGAAGTTACTAAAGATCTTATGGAACATTTTGATGTGTCTATCGTTTGCCATGGTCAAACTCCTATAATGCCTTGTGAAGATGGCTTAGATCCTTATGCTGAACCCAAGaggcaaaacaaatttaaattgttGGATAGTGGTAACGATATGACAACGGAAAAGATTGTTAAGCGTATCATTCTTCACAG GCTGGAGTTTGAAGATAGAAATttaaagaaggagaagaaggaattAGCGGCTTACGAGGCATTCACGAAGTCTCAGGAAAAGGAAAGGACTGAGTAA
- the LOC143375051 gene encoding putative ATP-dependent RNA helicase DDX5 isoform X2, protein MAYRDRERGDRRGGGVRGGGRFGGRDGSSGGSRFGSSSNREGGSFGNNSFKNRQPGERLRKPRWDMSTLQPFRKDFYQPHPNVSTRGPHVVEAYRSEKEITVKGTNVPGPNVFFEEGGFPDYVLNEIRRQGFGEPTAIQAQGWPIALSGRDMVGIAQTGSGKTLAYILPAIVHINHQPRLNRNDGPIALILAPTRELAQQIQQVASDFGVSSQVRNTCIFGGAPKGPQARDLERGIEICIATPGRLIDFLERGTTNLRRCTYLVLDEADRMLDMGFEPQIRKIVEQIRPDRQTLMWSATWPKEVRNLAEEFLTDYIQINIGSLQLAANHNILQIVDVCEEYEKEGKLMKLLEEISNEPENKTIIFVETKRKVDDITRAINRYGWQAIGIHGDKSQQERDYVLNQFRNSRSAILVATDVAARGLEAHATEFYQ, encoded by the exons AT GGCGTACCGTGATCGTGAACGTGGTGACAGAAGAGGCGGCGGAGTACGTGGAGGCGGTCGTTTTGGTGGTCGAGATGGGAGCAGCGGAGGTAGTAGATTTGGTAGCAGTTCGAATAGAGAAGGTGGTAGTTTTGGCAACAATAGCTTCAAAAATCGGCAGCCTGGAGAACGCCTTCGTAAGCCAAGATGGGACATGAGCACGTTGCAACCATTCAGGAAAGACTTTTATCAGCCTCATCCCAACGTTTCGACTCGAGGACCTCACGTAGTCGAAGCCTATCGCTCAGAGAAAGAAATTACCGTAAAGGGCACAAACGTGCCCGGACCGAATGTATTCTTCGAAGAGGGTGGATTCCCGGATTATGTTCTAAACGAGATCCGTAGGCAAGGATTTGGAGAACCAACCGCGATACAAGCGCAAGGCTGGCCCATCGCCTTGTCTGGACGCGACATGGTTGGAATCGCTCAGACAGGATCTGGGAAAACACTGGCGTACATTTTGCCAGCGATCGTGCACATAAATCATCAACCCAGGTTGAACCGCAACGATGGGCCTATAGCTCTTATTTTAGCGCCGACGAGAGAACTTGCGCAGCAAATTCAGCAAGTCGCTTCAGACTTCGGGGTTTCGTCGCAAGTAAGAAATACTTGCATTTTTGGCGGAGCTCCAAAAGGTCCTCAAGCTCGTGACCTCGAGCGTggtattgaaatttgtatagcAACGCCTGGCCGTCTTATTGACTTCCTGGAACGTGGTACAACAAACTTACGTAGATGTACATACTTAGTCCTAGACGAGGCTGATAGAATGCTCGACATGGGCTTCGAGCCACAAATTAGGAAAATTGTTGAGCAAATCCGACCCGATCGTCAGACTCTTATGTGGTCAGCAACATGGCCGAAGGAGGTTCGCAATCTCGCGGAAGAATTCTTGACCGATTACATACAAATCAATATCGGCTCCCTGCAGCTGGCGGCGAATCATAATATCCTCCAGATCGTTGACGTGTGCGAAGAATACGAGAAGGAGGGTAAACTTATGAAGCTCCTGGAAGAGATCTCGAACGAGCCAGAAAATAAGACCATTATATTTGTCGAAACGAAGAGAAAAGTGGACGATATAACACGTGCGATTAATAGGTACGGATGGCAAGCGATTGGCATCCATGGGGATAAAAGTCAACAAGAAAGAGATTATGTATTGAATC AATTCCGGAATAGCAGATCTGCCATTCTAGTAGCTACAGATGTTGCGGCAAGAGGATTAG AGGCACATGCGACGGAGTTTTATCAATGA